In the genome of Actinomadura luzonensis, the window CGAAGGCGGCGGACAGGGCGAAGACGACCAGCTTGTAGCGGCCGACCGGGATGCCGGAGGAGGCGGCGGCGGTCTCGCTGGTGGCCAGGGCGCGCAGGGCGCGGCCCGGGCGGGAGGTGATGACGTTGTGCGTGACCAGCATGACCAGGGCCAGGCCCGCCCAGGTGAGGTACGCGTACGCCGCCGCCCCGCTCGCCTCGAACGAGCCGGCCGAGAACTGCGGGATGGCCTGGAGGCCGATGTCGCCGCCGGTGAAGGTGAGCTGGCCGGCCAGGGAGAGCAGGATGAGCTGGGTGGCGAGCGTCGCGAAGGCCAGGTGGTGGCCGCGCAGCCGCAGCAGCGGCAGGCCGAGGACGAGGGCGGCCAGGGCCGCCGCGACCGGGGCGGCGACCAGGCCGAGCAGCGGCGGCAGGCCGTTCAGGGCGAGCAGGGCGGCGGTGTAGGCGCCGACGCCGTAGAAGGCGCCCTGGCCGAGCGAGACTTGGCCCGCGTACCCCATGAGCAGCGACACCCCGACGGTGACCATGGCGGCCAGGCCGAGCAGGACGTAGACGGCGAGCGCGCTGTCGTCGAGCACGGCGGGCAGGGCGAGGGCGACGGCGGCGGCGAGCGCCCCGGCCGCCCACCGGACGGCGCCCCGGCGGCGGGTGGTCCGCGTGGTCATGTCTGCTCCTGGGAGAGCGCCGAGCGTCGGCCGGCCTGGACGATCATGACGACGAGCATCAGCCCGAGCGCGATCTCCAGCTGGTGGGAGCCGTAGCCGTACCCGGCGGCCATGGTCTCGGCGACGCCCAGCAGCAGCGCGCCCGCCAGCGTGACCACCGGCCGGGTCAGCGCGCCGAACACGGCGGCGGCGAAGCCGTTGACGATCAGCGTGACGTCGGTGTCGAACGAGATCGGCCGCAGCGGCGTCACCAGCACCCCCGCGATCCCGCCCAGCAGCCCGCCGAGCGCGAACGCCAGCAGCCCCATGCGCCGCACGTCGATCCCGACGACGCGGGCCGCGTACGGGTTGGAGGCGCACGCGGTGAGCGCCTTGCCCAGGTACGTCCGGCCGAAGAACAGCGCGAGCGCGACGAACGCCAGCGCCGTCACCGCGATCACCAGCAGGTGCTGCGTCTGGATCCGCGCCCCGGCCAGGGTCACCGAGCCGGCCAGGCCGGGCGCCGAGCGCGGCTGGTCGCCCCAGAGCACGATCTCGACCGCGTACGCCAGCACGCCGGCCCCCAGCGTGACGATCAGCGACGACAGCGGCGTGGTGCCCGCCCGGCCGACGGCCGCGAGACCGGTCAGCAGCCCGGCGGCGGCCGCCGCCAGCACCGCCGCCAGCTCGCTGACGCCGTGCGGGAGCCCGAGCCCGAGCAGGGACGCCGTGCACAGCCCGGCGACGACGGCGAACGTCCCCTGCGCGAAGTTCACCACCCCGGTCACCCGGTGGATGACGACCAGGCCGCTGGCGATGAGCGCGATCGCGCACCCGACCGCCAGCCCGTTCAGCAGGTACGTCAGGAACGCGCTCACGTGACCGCACCCCCCAGGTAGGCGCCGGCCACGCGCGGGTCGCCGGCCAGCGCCGCCGACCGGCCCTCGGTCACCAGCCGCCCGGACTCCAGCACGTACGCCCGCCCGCACAGCTCGAACGCCAGCCGCGCGTTCTGCTCGATGAGCAGCACCGCGAGCCCCCGCGACCGGTTCAGCTCGGTCAGGTGCGCCGCCAGGTCGGCGGTGACGGCGGGGGCCAGGCCGAGCGACAGCTCGTCCACGACCAGCACGTCCGGGCGGGACATCAGCGCCCGCCCGAAGGCCACCATCTGCTGCTCGCCGCCCGACAGCACCCCGGCCTTACGCTTGGCCAGCTCCGCCAGCCGGGGCAGCACGTCGTAGACGGCGGACGGGTCGCGCGCGCCGGAGCGCCAGCCGCCGAGCGCCAGGTTGTCGGCGACGGTGAGGTCGGGGAAGAGCTGGCGGCCCTCGGGGATCAGCGCCAGCCGGCCGCCGGTCGTGACCGTGCCGGAGGCGGGCCTCAGCAGCCCGGCGAGGGTGTTGGCGAGGGTGGACTTGCCCGCGCCGTTCGGGCCGAGCAGGGCGACCATCTCGCCCGCGCCGACCTGGAGGGTGACGTGGTCGAGGGCGACGGCGGTGCCGTAGGCGACGACGAGGTCCTCAACGGCGATCATGCGCTCTGCCCGAGGTAGGCGGCGAGGACGAGCGGGTCGGCGCGGATCTCGGCGGGCGGGCCGTCGGCGATCACCTGGCCGAGGTCGAGCACCACGATCCGGTCCGCGAGCCGGGTCACGAACGCCACGTCGTGCTCCACGAGCAGGATCGTCAGCCCGTCCGCGCGCAGCTCCTCCACCAGCTCGGCGAGCCGCTCGCGCTCCTTGCCGCGCAGCCCGGAGGCGGGCTCGTCGAGCAGCAGCAGCCGCGGCCGGGCGCACAACGCGCGGGCGAGCTGGAGCGCCCGCTGCTGCCCGATCGGCAGCCGGTCGGCGGGCCGGTCCGCCCAGTCGGCGAGGCCCACCCGGGCCAGCGCCGCGTCCGCCTCGGCGGCGATCTCGCGCTCGTCGCGCCGGTGCCGGGGCAGCCGCAGCGCCGCCGCGGCGAACCCGGCCGAGGTGCGCCCGTGCAGCCCGACCATGACGTTCTCGCGCACGGTCATGCCGCGGAACACCCGGGCCGCCTGGAAGACGATCGACATGCCGAGCCGGGCCCGCCGGTGCGGCGCGAGCCGGTCCACGCGGTGCCCGAGGAAGGAGATTTCGCCCCGGTCGGCCGCCAGGTGGCCGGTGATGAGGTTGAACAGGGTGGACTTGCCGGCGCCGTTCGGCCCGATCACCCCGCAGACCTCGCCGTCCGCGACGTCGAGGGTGACGTCGCGGACGGCGTAGACGCCCCCGAAGGAGCGCGAGACCCCGTGGACGGACAGCACGCGTCACCCCAGCGCGCTGACGGTCTTGGTGAGCTGCTCCATCGCCCACTCGGTCGGGACGAACTTGCCGCCCTTGACGGTGTTGACCGAGATGTACTCGGGGGACAGCCCGGAGTGGTCGGTGGCGGAGTAGCGGAAGCGGCCGTTCGGCGTGATCAGGTCCATGGCCTCCAGGGCCTGCTGCACCTTGGCCTTGTCGGTGCTCTTCGCCTTCCTGATCGCCTCGAACAGCAGCAGGCTCGCGCTGTAGCCGTCCTGGGCGAACTGCGGCGGCGGGTAGCCGTGCTCCTGCTGGTACGGCCCCGCCATCTGGTCGATGACCTGCTTCTGCTTGCCGGCCGGCAGCGCGTCGCCGACGACGCCGATCGCGCTCTGCACGGTCATGCCCTCGGCGGCGGCGCCCATCGGCTCCAGCCACAGCTTGCTGGCCTGCGAGGCGGTCAGGAACAGCGGCGTCTTGAGCCCGGAGGCCACGTACTGCTTGGCGGCGGTCACGCCGGGCGCGCCGGAGCCCCAGAACACCAGCGCCTCGGCGGGGGAGTCGCGTACGTGCTGGAACAGGGCGCTGAAGTCGGAGTTCGTGGTCTCGTACGGCTCGTCCACGGCGATCTTGACGCCGTACTTCGCGGCGAGGGCGGTCATCGACCGGTGGCCGGAGACCGAGTACGCGCTCTTGGAGTCCCACGCCACGGCGATCGTCTTGATGCCCTTGGCCTGGATGTACTGGAGGTAGCGTTCGGCGTACATGCTGGACAGCGCGGGCGTGACGAAGATGTACGACTTGACCGGCTCGACCTGCTCCTGTGCCGGGGCCAGCGACAGGTACGGCATCTTGTCGCGCTGCGCCAGCGGCTCGACTGCGAGGGCCGCGTTGGAGAACACCGGCCCGATGAGCGCGTCGATGTCGCCCTTGATCTGGTTGTAGGCCACGATGCCCTGGTCGGGGGCGGTCTTGTCGTCCCGCGTGACCAGCTCCACCTTGCGGCCGAGCAGCCCGCCCTGGGCGTTGACCTGCTTGACCGCCAGCTCGACGGCCTTCTTGTCCTCGCTGCCCAGGGGCGTGTAGTTGCCGGTGAGCGAGACGATCAGGCCCACCTTGATCGGGCCCTGGCCGCCGCCGGAGCCCGCGTTCCCGCCGCCGCCGCACGCCGCGACGGCGAGTACCACGCCCACCAATGAGGGCAGAAACTTGCGCATTCAGGGCCTCCTGACTGCGATGTGGCCCTGAATGTAGGCATGTACATTACGGCTGTCAATAGAGTGCCCAACATCCGGGGGAGGGCTCCATGCGGCCTCAATCGGTGATTCTCACCTTTCTCGGAGATCACGTATACGGGCGCGGGATCTGCGTCTCCTCACGCAGCTTCATCGAGGCGTTCGCGAAGGTCGGCGTCTCGGAGGAGGCCACCCGCTCGACGCTCACCCGCATGGTCCGCCGCGGCCTGCTGCGCCGCCGCCGCCGCGGCCGGCGCATGTACTTCGGCCTCACGCCGGCCAGCGCCGACGTGCTCAGGGACGGCGAGCGGCGCATCTGGCACAGCGGCGTCGTCAACGACGCGGCCGAGGACCGCTGGACGCTCATCGGCTTCTCGCTGCCGGAGTCGTGGCAGCGGCAGCGGCACGAGCTGCGCTCCCGGCTGACCTGGGCCGGCTTCGGGCCGCTGCAGAACGGCCTGTGGATCGCCCCCGGCGAGGTGGACGTGACCGAGGTGATCGACGACCTGCGCGCCGACCTGGGCGCGAACGTCAAGGTGTTCGCCGCCGAGCCCCGCCGGCCCACCGACATGCAGGCGCTGGTGCGGGAGGCGTACGACCTGGAGGGCCTCGGCCGGCGCTACCACGAGTTCCTGTGCCGCTGGGACCGGCCCGACCCCGCCCCCGACGCCCCCGACGACCTGGCCCGCTCGCTGACGCTGCTGACCGGCTGGCTGCAGATCATCCGGGCCGACCCCCGGCTGCCGCTCCGCCACCTGCCGCCCGACTGGCCCGCCGAGCGGGCCCAGCGGCTCTGCCACACGCTGCACGAACGGTTCCGCCCGGAGGCGGCGGCGATCGCGGAACGCCTTCTCGACACCATCCCCGACGACTCCGCAGCGGAGCCAAATATCGGGCACAACGGTGACAGCGATCACGAAGTGGCCTAACTTGAGGGCTTGGGAGGCCCGATGCGAAATCAGGGGATCGGCTCGTGGCCGGCGCGCAGGGCCCGCATGACGCCCGGCCGTGTGGCCCTGTCGGCGCGAGGACGCGACCACACCTACGCCGAGCTGCGCGACCGCACCCAAGGGCTGGCCGCCGGGCTGGCCGCCATGGGCGTGCGGCGCGGCGACCGGGTCGCCTACCTCGGGCCCAACTCCCCGGCCCTGGTCGAGACGTTCTTCGCGGCGGGCCTGCTGGGGGCGGTGTTCGTGCCGCTCAACACCCGGCTCGCCGTGCCCGAGCTGCGCTTCGTGCTGGAGGACGCCGAGCCGGCCGTGCTGCTGCTCGGCGACGGGCACGACGGCGCGGGCCTGCCCGGCCGGCACGTCCGCGCGGAGGCGTACGAGGACCTGGTGGCCGGCGGCCCGCCCGGCCCGATCGACGAGCCGGTCGGCCTGGACGACGTCTGCCTGATCATGTACACCTCCGGCACCACCGGCCGCCCCAAGGGCGCCATGCTCACCCACGGCAACCTCACCTGGAACGCGGTCAACCTGCTGGTGGACGTCCCGCTCGGGCCCGACGAGGTGACGCTGGTCAGCGCGCCGCTGTTCCACATCGCGGCGCTGGCGCAGACGCTGGTACCGACCGTGCTGAAGGGCGGCCGGTGCCTGCTGGAGCCGTCGTTCGACGTGGAGCGCACGTTCGAGCTGATCGAGCGGGAACGGGTGACGGTGATGTTCGGCGTGCCGTCGATGTTCGGCTTCCTCACCCGCTCGCCGCGCTGGGCCGGCGCCGACCTGTCCAGCCTGCGCCACCTGCTGTGCGGGGGCGCGCCGGTGCCGCTGCCGCTGATCCGCGCCTACCAGGAGCGCGGGCTGACCTTCCTCCAGGGCTACGGCATGACCGAGACCGCGCCGGGCGCGCTGTTCCTCGGGGCCGAGCACTCGGTGGACAAGGCGGGCACGGCCGGGGTGCCGTGCTTCTTCTCCGACGTGCGGCTGGTCGCCCCCGACGGCTCCCTCGCCGCCCCCGGCGAGCCCGGCGAGGTCTACGTGCAGGGCCCCAACGTGATGCCCGGCTACTGGCGCCGCCCGGAGGAGAGCGCGCAGGTCCTCGACGGCGACGGCTGGTTCCGCTCCGGCGACGTGGGGGTGGCCGACGAGGACGGCTTCGTGCGCATCTCCGACCGCATCAAGGACGTGATCATCTCCGGCGGCGAGAACATCTACCCCGCCGAGGTGGAGAGCGTCCTGTACGGGCACCCGGCGGTCGCCGAGTGCGCGGTGATCGGGGTGCCCGACGAGCGGTGGGGCGAGGTGGGCAAGGCCCTCGTCGTGCCGCGGCCGGGCGCCGCCGCCGAGCCGGAGGAGCTGATCAAGCACCTGGACGGCCGGCTGGCCCGCTACAAGATCCCGAAATATCTGCAGTTCGTCCCCGAGCTGCCGAAGAACGCCGCGGGGAAGCTGCTCAAGGCCCCGCTGAGAAAAATGTACGGATAGGAGCTGACATATGCGTACCGCACCGCCGTTCCGCGCCGACCACGTCGGCAGCCTCCTCCGCCCCGCCGAGCTGCTGCGCGCCCGCGACACCCTCCAGGGCGACGAGCTGCGCGAGGCCGAGGACGCGGCCATCAGAGAGGTGGTGCGCAGGCAGGAGGAGACCGGCCTGCGGAGCGCGACGGACGGCGAGTTCCGCCGCGCGTCCTGGCACATGGACTTCATCTACCGCCTCGGCGGCGTCGGCCAGGCCGCCGACGAGCGCATCACGGTCCGCTTCCACAACGCCCAGGGCGACCTGGAGTACACGCCGGCCGCGCTGCGCGTCACCGACCGGATCAGGCTCGGCGAGACCATCTTCGCCGACGACTTCGCGTTCCTGCGCGACACGGTGACCACCGCCGTGCCGAAGCTCACCATCCCCTCGCCCAGCATGGTCCACTACCGGGGCGGTCCGGCCGCCATCGACCCGAAGGTGTACCCGGACGCCGAGGAGTTCTGGCGCGACCTCAGCGCCGCCTACGCCGAGCAGGTCCGCAGGATCGGCGCGCTGGGGTGCACGTACCTGCAGTTCGACGACACGAGCCTGGCGTACCTGAACGACCCGGCGCAGCGCGCCGAGCTGACCTCGCGCGGCGACGACGCCGAGCACCTGCACCTCCGCTACATCAAGCAGATCAACGCCGCCCTCGCCGCCAAGCCGGCCGGGATGACCGTCACCACGCACATGTGCCGCGGCAACTTCCGCTCCTCCTGGGCCGCCTCCGGCGGCTACGACCACGTGGCCGAGGCGCTGTTCGGCGAGCTGAAGGTGGACGGGTTCTTCCTGGAGTTCGACGACGAGCGCTCCGGCGGCTTCGAGCCGCTGCGCTACGTGCCGCCGGGCAAGACGGTGGTGCTCGGGCTGGTCACCACCAAGCGCGGCGAGCTGGAGTCCAAGGACACGCTGAAGCGGCGCATCGACGAGGCCGCCAAGTTCGTCGACCTCGACCAGCTCTGCCTGTCGCCGCAGTGCGGCTTCTCCTCGACCGTCGAGGGCAACGAGCTGACCATCGACCAGCAGTTCGCCAAGCTCCGCCTGATCGTGGAGACGGCGGAGGAGGTGTGGGGGTCGCGCTAGCCGCGCGCGGCCCGGTGATGCGGCCCGGTGGTGCGGCGAGAGCCCGGGGGACCCTGACCGGGCTCTCGCCAGCTCGGTCAGCGGACGACGAGCGTGGTCAGCGTCCGCGGCTGAAGGGTCACCGTGCGGCCGGTCACCGGTGACGGGGTGAGGGAGTTGTCGTTGTTGGTCACGTACGCCGTCGCGTGGCCGCGCACGCCCTGCCAGGTGACCGCGGCCGTCCCGGTGTTGAGCACCTCGATCACCCGCGAGCCGTCCGGGTTGCGGAAGGCCGACACCTTCAGCGCCGGGTCGGCGGCCGTCGCCTCCAGCCGGACCGCGCCCGGGCGGATGAAGCGGCTGTAGGCGGCCAGGGCCCACAGGCGCTTGGAGACGCTGTAGGTCTTGGCGACGTCGTCGATCTGGAGCAGCGCGCGGGTCGCGCCGCGCGAGGCGCCGAGCCAGTAGACGTAGCCGCTGACCTGGCCGAGGGTGAGCGCGTCGTGGATGGCCGAGGCGATGGTGATGCCGTCGAAGCCGCTGCCGTCGTCCCAGGCGGTGTTCCAGCGGTCGCCGTTGGGGTTCCACTCCGACATCCACGTCTTGCGGTGCGTCGGCAGCGGCGCGTCCACCGGGCTCGCGTAGGTGTGGCCGGTGTGCGTCTTGACCCAGCGGCGGGCCTCGGGGTCGGCCTCGATGGCCGCCGTGTACGCCTTGGCCTCGTTCCAGCCGAAGGAGTCGCAGCAGGCGACCTTCACGCCGGCGCGCTGCGCGAGCGGCCCCAGCACCTTGACGAACTGGGCGGCCTGCTCGGGGGTGAAGCGCATGGAGGCGTAGCTGGCGGTCCAGTCGGGCTCGTTGGTGAACCCGAGGTCGGTGATCTTGATGCCCTCCTTGGCGTAGAACTTCGTGTACGCCACGAGGTAGTTCGCGTAGGCGCGCTGCCACTCGGGCAGCAGGGTGCCGCCGTTCTTGTCGTCGCCGTTGTCCTTCATGTAGCCGGGGGCGCTCCAGGCGTCGGCGTAGAAGCGCCGCACCCCGTAGCGCTGCGCCTCCTTGGCCACCCAGACCTGGCTGTTGTCGTCGCCGTCCCAGACGTACTTGGGCGGGGCGTCCGGGCCGCCGGGGTTCTCCGGCTGGATGGAGACCATGTGGTCGTACGGGCTGCCGGCCGGGGAGGAGCCGATGCCGAGCCGCAGGATGCTCATCCCGGCGCCCTTGTCCCGGTCGAACCACAGGTCGAGGATCTCCCGCTGCTGCGCCTCGGGCAGCGCCTCGAGCAGCTCGTTGCGGCGGAAGGCCTGGGAGACGCCGAAGCCGTCGATCTCCTGGTGCCGGACGTGTTCGTCGACGGTGACGGGCGGGTGCGCCGGGCCGGGGGTGGGGGCGGGCAGGCCGAGCAGGGCGATCGCGACGATGCCTCGTAACATGGCGACTCCGAAAGTTTCGGAAGCATGGCGATATGTTTCGCCGATCGCCGGAACGTTAAATGCCGGAAACGTCTCCCGTCAACACCACAGCGGCGCCGTCTCCGGGTTTTTCCCCGTGAACGACGCCGCCGCGGCGCGACAGCCGGTCAGGCGGTCGCCTCGGCCCGCTCCTTGACGGTCAGCATCCGCCGCCGCATCGCCACGAAGTCGGACAGGTCCATCCGGGCCAGGTAACCGACGCCGCCCAGGCCCGGCTCGGCCCTGATGCGGACGCGGAAGACCATCCTGGTCCGGTTGTCCGGCAGCTCCCGCAGCGCGATCGAGCAGGACGCGACCGCCTCCGCGCCGCGCTGCGCCAGCACGAGCGTGTGCGGCGGCTCGGCCCGCTCGACCACGGCGTCCTGGACGCCGGGCAGCGCCTCGCCGGCCTTGAGATCCGGCTGCTCCCCGCCCTCGCCGGGAGCGGGACCGGTGTACGCGCCGGGGACGTAGCCGCCGAACCTGACCACCCAGGGCCAGACGGCGGCCGGCGGCGCCTCGACCGTGACGGCCCGGGTCGCCTGGTACTGCGGCACGGTGACGAGGTCGTCGCCGGCCATCTCGCCGTGCACCTCGGCGTCGTCGGCGCCCCAGCGGAGGTGCCAGGGGCGCACCGCGAGCAGGTAGCCCGCCGCCGCCCCCGCCGCGAACCTGAACATCGAGCGGGGCAGTAACCGCGGGAGGAACAACATCCTGTACTCCTTCGCTTCGCTGATCGGTCGGGACTGCCCAGTCTCCGGCCTCGCGGCCCGCTTGGATAGGGGCCTTTCGGCCCTGGCGTCGCCCCTGGCGGTGATCTCCACTGAAAGGGGAGGTGGCGTCATGTACACCACGACCAAGGAGACGCACGCCGCCGTGGTGTTCCTGCTCGGCGAGCACGCCTACAAGCTCAAGAAGCCGGTCGACCTCGGCTTCCTCGACTTCAGCACGCTGCGGGCCCGCCGCTGGGCCTGCGAGCAGGAGGTGGAGCTCAACCGGAGGCTGTGCGACGACGTCTACGAGGGCGTCGCCGACGTGGTCGGCCCCGGCGGCGAGGTCTGCGAGCACCTCGTCGTCATGCGCCGCATGCCCGAGGAACGCCGCCTGGCCACGCTGGTCAAGGCCGGCAAGCCCGTGGACGAGCACCTGCGCGCCGTCGCGCGCCGCCTCGCCGCGCTGCACGCCGGCGCCCGGCACGGCCCGCAGATCGACCGCGAGGGCGGCCTGGACGCGCTGCGCGCCCGCTGGAACGCCAGCTTCGAGCAGGTACGCGGCCTGCCCGGCCGGACCGTCGACCCCGCCGTCCTCGACGAGACCGAACGCCTCGCCACCCGCTTCCTCGACGGCAGGCGGGCGCTGTTCGACGCCCGCGTCGCGGGCCGCCGCGTCGTGGACGGCCACGGCGACCTGCTGGCCGAGGACGTCTTCTGCCTCGACGACGGGCCGCGCATCCTCGACTGCCTGGAGTTCGACGAGCGGCTGCGCTTCCTCGACGGGCTCGACGACGCCGCCTTCCTCGCCATGGACCTGGAACGGCTCGGCGCGCCGCGCCAGGCCGAGCGGTTCCTGCGCTGGTACGTCGAGTTCTCCGGCGACCCCGCGCCGCCCGCCCTGTGGCACCACTACGTGGCCTACCGCGCGTTCGTCCGGGCCAAGGTGGCGTGCCTGCGCCAGTGGCAGGGCGAGACGGACGCCGGCTGGGAGGCGCGCCGGCTGTCGGAGCTGGCGCTGCGCCACCTGCGCGCCGGGGCCGTCACGCTGGTGCTGGTGGGCGGCTCGCCCGGGTCCGGCAAGTCGACGCTCGCCGGCGGCCTGGCCGACCGGCTCGGCCACACGCTGCTGCGCAGCGACCGGGTGCGCAAGGAGCTGGCCGGGCTCGACC includes:
- a CDS encoding SRPBCC family protein, which gives rise to MLFLPRLLPRSMFRFAAGAAAGYLLAVRPWHLRWGADDAEVHGEMAGDDLVTVPQYQATRAVTVEAPPAAVWPWVVRFGGYVPGAYTGPAPGEGGEQPDLKAGEALPGVQDAVVERAEPPHTLVLAQRGAEAVASCSIALRELPDNRTRMVFRVRIRAEPGLGGVGYLARMDLSDFVAMRRRMLTVKERAEATA
- a CDS encoding PaaX family transcriptional regulator; this translates as MILTFLGDHVYGRGICVSSRSFIEAFAKVGVSEEATRSTLTRMVRRGLLRRRRRGRRMYFGLTPASADVLRDGERRIWHSGVVNDAAEDRWTLIGFSLPESWQRQRHELRSRLTWAGFGPLQNGLWIAPGEVDVTEVIDDLRADLGANVKVFAAEPRRPTDMQALVREAYDLEGLGRRYHEFLCRWDRPDPAPDAPDDLARSLTLLTGWLQIIRADPRLPLRHLPPDWPAERAQRLCHTLHERFRPEAAAIAERLLDTIPDDSAAEPNIGHNGDSDHEVA
- a CDS encoding ABC transporter ATP-binding protein; the protein is MIAVEDLVVAYGTAVALDHVTLQVGAGEMVALLGPNGAGKSTLANTLAGLLRPASGTVTTGGRLALIPEGRQLFPDLTVADNLALGGWRSGARDPSAVYDVLPRLAELAKRKAGVLSGGEQQMVAFGRALMSRPDVLVVDELSLGLAPAVTADLAAHLTELNRSRGLAVLLIEQNARLAFELCGRAYVLESGRLVTEGRSAALAGDPRVAGAYLGGAVT
- a CDS encoding ABC transporter substrate-binding protein; protein product: MRKFLPSLVGVVLAVAACGGGGNAGSGGGQGPIKVGLIVSLTGNYTPLGSEDKKAVELAVKQVNAQGGLLGRKVELVTRDDKTAPDQGIVAYNQIKGDIDALIGPVFSNAALAVEPLAQRDKMPYLSLAPAQEQVEPVKSYIFVTPALSSMYAERYLQYIQAKGIKTIAVAWDSKSAYSVSGHRSMTALAAKYGVKIAVDEPYETTNSDFSALFQHVRDSPAEALVFWGSGAPGVTAAKQYVASGLKTPLFLTASQASKLWLEPMGAAAEGMTVQSAIGVVGDALPAGKQKQVIDQMAGPYQQEHGYPPPQFAQDGYSASLLLFEAIRKAKSTDKAKVQQALEAMDLITPNGRFRYSATDHSGLSPEYISVNTVKGGKFVPTEWAMEQLTKTVSALG
- a CDS encoding branched-chain amino acid ABC transporter permease, with translation MTTRTTRRRGAVRWAAGALAAAVALALPAVLDDSALAVYVLLGLAAMVTVGVSLLMGYAGQVSLGQGAFYGVGAYTAALLALNGLPPLLGLVAAPVAAALAALVLGLPLLRLRGHHLAFATLATQLILLSLAGQLTFTGGDIGLQAIPQFSAGSFEASGAAAYAYLTWAGLALVMLVTHNVITSRPGRALRALATSETAAASSGIPVGRYKLVVFALSAAFAGLAGGIYCFYTGYVAPGSFPVLISIQYIVMAVVGGLGTIWGAVAGAAAITLLVQGLDQLANLPGMPSYAPSVLSYAVYALVLIVVVLFLPDGLVPAIGRRLSRERPPATR
- a CDS encoding bifunctional aminoglycoside phosphotransferase/ATP-binding protein → MYTTTKETHAAVVFLLGEHAYKLKKPVDLGFLDFSTLRARRWACEQEVELNRRLCDDVYEGVADVVGPGGEVCEHLVVMRRMPEERRLATLVKAGKPVDEHLRAVARRLAALHAGARHGPQIDREGGLDALRARWNASFEQVRGLPGRTVDPAVLDETERLATRFLDGRRALFDARVAGRRVVDGHGDLLAEDVFCLDDGPRILDCLEFDERLRFLDGLDDAAFLAMDLERLGAPRQAERFLRWYVEFSGDPAPPALWHHYVAYRAFVRAKVACLRQWQGETDAGWEARRLSELALRHLRAGAVTLVLVGGSPGSGKSTLAGGLADRLGHTLLRSDRVRKELAGLDPTRAASAPYRQGIYDPAHTARTYAELLVRAERLLGQGEPVIIDASWGDQRHRAVAAEVAARTSSDLVALRCTVMPQVAAERLVTREPELSDADEEIRRKMAADAPDWPDAVEIDTGVEPAQALERALAAVRPDGRERSWRFQRSRIEAG
- a CDS encoding 5-methyltetrahydropteroyltriglutamate--homocysteine S-methyltransferase: MRTAPPFRADHVGSLLRPAELLRARDTLQGDELREAEDAAIREVVRRQEETGLRSATDGEFRRASWHMDFIYRLGGVGQAADERITVRFHNAQGDLEYTPAALRVTDRIRLGETIFADDFAFLRDTVTTAVPKLTIPSPSMVHYRGGPAAIDPKVYPDAEEFWRDLSAAYAEQVRRIGALGCTYLQFDDTSLAYLNDPAQRAELTSRGDDAEHLHLRYIKQINAALAAKPAGMTVTTHMCRGNFRSSWAASGGYDHVAEALFGELKVDGFFLEFDDERSGGFEPLRYVPPGKTVVLGLVTTKRGELESKDTLKRRIDEAAKFVDLDQLCLSPQCGFSSTVEGNELTIDQQFAKLRLIVETAEEVWGSR
- a CDS encoding glycoside hydrolase family 30 protein, which translates into the protein MLRGIVAIALLGLPAPTPGPAHPPVTVDEHVRHQEIDGFGVSQAFRRNELLEALPEAQQREILDLWFDRDKGAGMSILRLGIGSSPAGSPYDHMVSIQPENPGGPDAPPKYVWDGDDNSQVWVAKEAQRYGVRRFYADAWSAPGYMKDNGDDKNGGTLLPEWQRAYANYLVAYTKFYAKEGIKITDLGFTNEPDWTASYASMRFTPEQAAQFVKVLGPLAQRAGVKVACCDSFGWNEAKAYTAAIEADPEARRWVKTHTGHTYASPVDAPLPTHRKTWMSEWNPNGDRWNTAWDDGSGFDGITIASAIHDALTLGQVSGYVYWLGASRGATRALLQIDDVAKTYSVSKRLWALAAYSRFIRPGAVRLEATAADPALKVSAFRNPDGSRVIEVLNTGTAAVTWQGVRGHATAYVTNNDNSLTPSPVTGRTVTLQPRTLTTLVVR
- a CDS encoding branched-chain amino acid ABC transporter permease, encoding MSAFLTYLLNGLAVGCAIALIASGLVVIHRVTGVVNFAQGTFAVVAGLCTASLLGLGLPHGVSELAAVLAAAAAGLLTGLAAVGRAGTTPLSSLIVTLGAGVLAYAVEIVLWGDQPRSAPGLAGSVTLAGARIQTQHLLVIAVTALAFVALALFFGRTYLGKALTACASNPYAARVVGIDVRRMGLLAFALGGLLGGIAGVLVTPLRPISFDTDVTLIVNGFAAAVFGALTRPVVTLAGALLLGVAETMAAGYGYGSHQLEIALGLMLVVMIVQAGRRSALSQEQT
- a CDS encoding acyl-CoA synthetase produces the protein MRNQGIGSWPARRARMTPGRVALSARGRDHTYAELRDRTQGLAAGLAAMGVRRGDRVAYLGPNSPALVETFFAAGLLGAVFVPLNTRLAVPELRFVLEDAEPAVLLLGDGHDGAGLPGRHVRAEAYEDLVAGGPPGPIDEPVGLDDVCLIMYTSGTTGRPKGAMLTHGNLTWNAVNLLVDVPLGPDEVTLVSAPLFHIAALAQTLVPTVLKGGRCLLEPSFDVERTFELIERERVTVMFGVPSMFGFLTRSPRWAGADLSSLRHLLCGGAPVPLPLIRAYQERGLTFLQGYGMTETAPGALFLGAEHSVDKAGTAGVPCFFSDVRLVAPDGSLAAPGEPGEVYVQGPNVMPGYWRRPEESAQVLDGDGWFRSGDVGVADEDGFVRISDRIKDVIISGGENIYPAEVESVLYGHPAVAECAVIGVPDERWGEVGKALVVPRPGAAAEPEELIKHLDGRLARYKIPKYLQFVPELPKNAAGKLLKAPLRKMYG
- a CDS encoding ABC transporter ATP-binding protein, whose product is MLSVHGVSRSFGGVYAVRDVTLDVADGEVCGVIGPNGAGKSTLFNLITGHLAADRGEISFLGHRVDRLAPHRRARLGMSIVFQAARVFRGMTVRENVMVGLHGRTSAGFAAAALRLPRHRRDEREIAAEADAALARVGLADWADRPADRLPIGQQRALQLARALCARPRLLLLDEPASGLRGKERERLAELVEELRADGLTILLVEHDVAFVTRLADRIVVLDLGQVIADGPPAEIRADPLVLAAYLGQSA